The genome window CAGCGAGGAGCCGAGGCTGTCGTGCAGCTGGCGCGACAGGGCGCGCCGTTCATTGTCCCAGCTGGTGTTGACATGACCGAGCAACTCGCTGAGATCGGCGGCGCGTTCCGCATCGGCCTGGGCCGCTTCCTTGTTCGGATCTGTTTGTGCGGACATAGCGCCCCGTGAATGGTGAAAGGTGGACCAAATTCAAGTGGTGGATGATACATGAGGATTTCATCGCAGGGCGCATGGATGGAAAATTTCTGTCTTTTCGGCAATTTTAATCTCCTCCCATCATTTTTATATCATAGGCAAGATTATCGTTGGCGCCAGGGGCACCGTTCCCGCCGTTGCGTACGGCTGCGCACATACCGGGGCGCCGCGCGCTGCCATAGTGGGGGCATGCATTCTCCCCATGCAACATAGCCGCTCCGCGGCGCAGGGCGCAGCACCGGCCCGTTTACCGAAACGAAAGGACATGCCATGAATATCGAAACCATCGTCGACAAGGAATACCTCGACAAAAGCTTCCGCGACATCGTCAACGCCCCCATCAGCGCCCTGCGCGGCGTCAGCGCCAAGGATGCCAAGGCCTTGCAGCAGGCGTTCGGCGTGACCACCGTGCGCGAACTGTCCAACCTCAATTTCGTCAAATGGGCCAGCGCGCTGGCCATCCTGGCCGATGAAGAGGGCATGAGCGGCGAAGAGCGGGCCAAGGAAGAGTTGCTCGACGATGCCGTCGAAATGACTTTCCCCGCCAGCGACCCGATCTCCGTCGATGCGGGCATCACGCGCATCGAAGTGGCGCCGGACACCGTGAATGCGCAAACGGACCACCAGCATGCGGGCCAGCATGAAGTGACGGCTAGCAAGAAATAAAGTGTCTCTGTAATAAAAAACCGGCTGGACATGATGTCCAGCCGGTTTTTTTATGTGCCGCGCGGAAAGTACGTTCAGGCGATCGAGGGGATGCTGCTCTTTTGCATGTTGACCTGCGACGCGATCACTTCGTGGGGCGAACAGCAAAAGCGGTTCTTGCCGGCGCGCTTGGCTTCATACAGGGCCGTGTCGGCCGCGCCCAGCAGGGATTCGACGGTGCTGGCGTCGTCCGGGTAGATGGCGATGCCGATGCTGGTCGACAGGCGCAAGGTCAGGTCGTTGATGAAATACGGTTCGGAAATGACTTCGATCAGCTTGGCGGCCGGTTCGCGCGCATCGCCCTTGCCGGCCAGGTTGCCCAGCACGATGACGAATTCGTCGCCGCCGATGCGCGCCACCGTGTCTTCCTTGCGCGATGCGCCCACCAGGCGGGCCGCCACCATTTTCAGGATGTCATCGCCATAGCCGTGGCCGTAACTGTCGTTGATGGCCTTGAAGCCATCCAGGTCCAGGTACAGGATGGCCGACTTGCCGCGGCTGCGGGCCGATTGCTGCAGCGTGTGTTCGATGCGGTCTTCCAGCAGGCGCCGGTTCGGCAAGCCCGTCAGCGGGTCGTGCAGCGCCAGTTCCTGCTGCTGCTTGCTGTATTGCGCCAGTTCCTTGTACAGCAGGCGCACTTCCAGCATGTTGTGGATGCGCTTGTGCACTTCCATCAGGTCGAACGGTTTGCTGATGAAGTCGCGCGCCCCCGCTTCCAGGGCGGCGATCTTGAAACTCGGCTGCGCCGTCAGGGCCAGCACGGGCAGGTAGCCGCCGTGCTCGATTTCCTTCAAGCCTTTCATGACCTGGAAGCCATTCAATTCCGGCATTTGCAGGTCCAGCAAGATCAGGTCGTAGCAATGCTCCCGGTGCAGGGGGCAGACCTGGGCCGGACGCATGGTGGCCGTGACATTGGTATAGCCCGCATCGCGCAGGATTTCCAGCATCAGGTCGACATTGTCGGGCGAATCGTCGACGACCAAAATTTTGGCTTTCAAAATCTCATCTTGGCTGGGCATGTAGGGTCTCGGTTAATACGGTCTATGCAACGCTGGCTTCTACCGCTGATGATCGGCTGACGGCGGTGGGAAAGATAGTAGCGCCTTGCAACATGATACGGCGCACAACAGCGCTTGAACTCGCTTCTGCCACTGATGGCAGCCAAGGCTGCCTGTCTCCTGCCTGCCGTGCAGGGGGTGCTTCTGCATTTCAGTGTAGCAAATTTCAGCTTAGTTGCTTGTAGGACAGTGCCGCGTCTGAAAGTAGGAAGGCCAACCCACGAAAATAGTCATTTTATTCTGCAGTGTGTATTTCTTTGCATTATCTTTTCAAGAGTGGGGCCGTGACGGGCGTCGCGGCCAGTTGCGCCACGGTCGTCAGCAGCTCTGCCGGGTCCAGCGGTTTCGAGACCCAGGCCTGGAAGCCGCTGGCCAGCGCCCGCTGGCGATCCTGCGGTTGCGCGAATGCCGTCAGCGCCAGCACGGGCAGGCGGGCGGCGTCAGGGGAAGCGTGCGCGCGGATTTGCGCCAGCAGGTCGAAACCGTCGGCATCGGGCATGCCGATGTCGCTGACCAGCACATGCGGGCGCACCTGCTCCAGCAGTTGCAGCGCCTGTGCCACGCTGGCGGCGCCATGCACTTCGGCGTGGTGGTCGCGCAGGATGCGTTCCGTCAGTTCGCGCGCATCGGCTTCGTCATCGACCAGCAGCACCCTGACGCCGCGCAAGTCGGGGCTGGCGGACGGGGCGCCGCCCGCCTGGCGCGCGGCGGCGGGCGCGCCCAGGGGCAGGCGCACGGTAAAGCTGGCGCCCTGCATGTCGCCGGCGCTGCTGGCCGTGACCGTGCCGCCATGCTGTTCCACCAGGTGCTTGACGATCGCCAGTCCCAGCCCCAGGCCGCCGTGCCGGCGCGTGGTGGAGGCGTCGGCCTGGCGGAAGCGGTCGAAGACGTGGGGCAGGAAGTCTTTCTTGATGCCCACGCCGTTGTCGGCCACCGTGATGGCCAGGCGGCTCGCCTCGCGGCGCACGCCGATATCGACCCGCCCCCCTTGCGGCGTGAACTTCAGGGCATTCGACAGCAGGTTCCAGATCACTTGCTGGATACGGCCGGGGTCGCCCATGATGCTGCCCGCATCGCTGGCGATGCTGCTGTGGATGGCGATGTGCTTGGCGTCGGCCGCCGGGCGCAGGGTTTCGATGGCCGAGGCGATGACGCTGGCGGGCGCGAGGGGCTGCAGGTCGAGCAACACCTTGTCGGAGGTGATGCGGCTCATGTCGAGCAAGTCCTCGATCAGTTGCGCCTGTGCGCGCGCATTGCGTTCGATGCTTTGCAGGCCGCGGTGCAGGTCGGCCTGGTCGCGCGTGCCGCGCCGCAGCACCTGGGCCCAGCCCAGGATGGCCGACAGCGGCGTGCGCAGTTCATGCGACAGGGTGGCGAGAAAATCGTCTTTCAGCTGGTTCGTGCGCTCGGCTTCGGCGCGCGCCTCGCGTTCGCTGTCGAGCAGCACCTTGCGCTCTTCGGCGGCGCGCGTGGCGGCCGCGTACAGGCGCGTATTGTCGAGCGCGACGGCGGCCTGCGCGGCGATGGCCGAGACGATGCGTTCGCTGCGCGCGCTGAACATGCCCGCCTGCGGATGGCCGAGCAGCAAGCGCCCCAGCAACAGGCCCGAGCGCGAACTGACGGGCAGGCTCAGGCAGCTGCGCAACGGCGGCGCGCCATCGGCGCTGGCGTCGGGTGCGGCCAGCAGGTCGTTCTCGCGCATGGCCGGTCCCTGGCGCAGTTCCGCGGCGACGGTGTCGGCCTGGCGCAGGCTGAGGCCGTTGACGGCGCGCGCCGAGGGGAGGGCCTCGCCCGCCTCGTCATAATAAAAGACGCCGAAGCGCGCGCCGCTGATGCGCGTGGCCGCATCGACGGTTTCCTGCAGCAGGGCCGGCAAGTCCAGGGTGCTGGCCAGGGCCGCGCCTGTGTTGTTGAGCAATTCCAGCACGCGCGTCTCGTCGCGCAAGGCTTCCTGCGCGCGCTTGACCTGGTCGACGTCGGTGCTCGTGCCAAACCAGCGCAGCAGTTGGCCGCCCCGGTCGCGCACGGGATTGGCGCGCGTCAGGAACCAGCGGTACTGGCCGTCCGCGCCGCGGATGGGGAACTCCATTTCGAACGGCGTGCCATCGCGCAAGGCGGTCTTCCAGGCTTGCAACATGGGCGGCAGGTAGCGCGCGTCATAGGCGATGCTCCAGCCGTCGCCCGCCATCTGTTCGGCGCTGGTGCCCGTGTAGTCGTGCCAGCGCTGGTTGTACCAGGCGATGGTGCCGTCGAAGCTGGCGATCCAGGCCAGTTGCGGGATGGAGTTGGCCAGCGCGCGCAAGTCTTCTTCGCTGTGGCGCAAGCTTTCCTCTGCCGCCTTGCGCTGGCTGATGTCCTGGATATACGTGGTCAAGCCTTCGCTGGACGGGAAGATGCGCACTTCCAGCCAGCGCCCCGGCGGCGGATACAGCAGCTCGAAACTGCAGCTGTGCTGCTGCGCCATGCTGCGCCGGTACTGCACTTCCAGTTCCGTGCCCTGCAAGTGGGGGCAGGCTTGCCACAGGCTGCTGCCCGCCAGCTCGCCGCC of Janthinobacterium sp. PAMC25594 contains these proteins:
- a CDS encoding diguanylate cyclase domain-containing protein yields the protein MPSQDEILKAKILVVDDSPDNVDLMLEILRDAGYTNVTATMRPAQVCPLHREHCYDLILLDLQMPELNGFQVMKGLKEIEHGGYLPVLALTAQPSFKIAALEAGARDFISKPFDLMEVHKRIHNMLEVRLLYKELAQYSKQQQELALHDPLTGLPNRRLLEDRIEHTLQQSARSRGKSAILYLDLDGFKAINDSYGHGYGDDILKMVAARLVGASRKEDTVARIGGDEFVIVLGNLAGKGDAREPAAKLIEVISEPYFINDLTLRLSTSIGIAIYPDDASTVESLLGAADTALYEAKRAGKNRFCCSPHEVIASQVNMQKSSIPSIA
- a CDS encoding ATP-binding protein, whose amino-acid sequence is MAKHDRKQDLLPPSAPLSLSDERLANLLEGITDGFCLLDHDWTIRYINTRGADMLAPQRAPGGELAGSSLWQACPHLQGTELEVQYRRSMAQQHSCSFELLYPPPGRWLEVRIFPSSEGLTTYIQDISQRKAAEESLRHSEEDLRALANSIPQLAWIASFDGTIAWYNQRWHDYTGTSAEQMAGDGWSIAYDARYLPPMLQAWKTALRDGTPFEMEFPIRGADGQYRWFLTRANPVRDRGGQLLRWFGTSTDVDQVKRAQEALRDETRVLELLNNTGAALASTLDLPALLQETVDAATRISGARFGVFYYDEAGEALPSARAVNGLSLRQADTVAAELRQGPAMRENDLLAAPDASADGAPPLRSCLSLPVSSRSGLLLGRLLLGHPQAGMFSARSERIVSAIAAQAAVALDNTRLYAAATRAAEERKVLLDSEREARAEAERTNQLKDDFLATLSHELRTPLSAILGWAQVLRRGTRDQADLHRGLQSIERNARAQAQLIEDLLDMSRITSDKVLLDLQPLAPASVIASAIETLRPAADAKHIAIHSSIASDAGSIMGDPGRIQQVIWNLLSNALKFTPQGGRVDIGVRREASRLAITVADNGVGIKKDFLPHVFDRFRQADASTTRRHGGLGLGLAIVKHLVEQHGGTVTASSAGDMQGASFTVRLPLGAPAAARQAGGAPSASPDLRGVRVLLVDDEADARELTERILRDHHAEVHGAASVAQALQLLEQVRPHVLVSDIGMPDADGFDLLAQIRAHASPDAARLPVLALTAFAQPQDRQRALASGFQAWVSKPLDPAELLTTVAQLAATPVTAPLLKR